The genome window GGTAATCTCATCGATGCCGACCTCGATCCCGACCGGGTGATCGTTCGGGTCAACCCGCCGGGGTCAGAGGCGTTCGCGTCAGATCTGTCGACGCTCTCACAGACGGACTTCCGCACCGTCATGGTCGCCAAGACCGAGAATGCCGACAGCCTCAGTGCCTTCGATGAGAGGTTCTCTCTGATCGCGCTGTGCGAGACGGCGCGGGGCGTGCACGCCGCCGATCGGATCGCGGCGCATCCGCAGATCGTCGCGGTGATGTGGGGAGCGGAAGATCTGGTGGCGTCCCTCGGGGGCACGTCGAGCCGTCGTCCGACCGGCGGCTATCGCGATGTCGCCCGCTATGCGCGATCTCGGGTGCTTCTGGAAGCCGGCGCCCACGGCAAGGGTGCGATCGATGCGGTGCACATCGACATCGACGACATCGCCGGGC of Microbacterium sp. LWH13-1.2 contains these proteins:
- a CDS encoding CoA ester lyase, translating into MTFELGPALLFCPADRPERFRGALEKADAVILDLEDAVLPDAKATARGNLIDADLDPDRVIVRVNPPGSEAFASDLSTLSQTDFRTVMVAKTENADSLSAFDERFSLIALCETARGVHAADRIAAHPQIVAVMWGAEDLVASLGGTSSRRPTGGYRDVARYARSRVLLEAGAHGKGAIDAVHIDIDDIAGQRAEAEDAAASGFAATACIHPSQIAAIRDAYAPAADALEWARAVLDAAESERGVFRFHGRMIDEPVLRHARSLLSRAR